CGGTGAAAAATTATGTGTTTCAATGAACAAGTCTGTTCACTGATAAGGGGATTCGTTTGCCTTATACTGATAACTGTGGGCCTGGTACAACCAGTTGCTGCACAGGAAACAGACAGTGTGAAGGCGCAGAACCTCAGAGAGGTGTCTGTGATAGCGCAGCGCGCTACCCGCGAAGTTACGCCGGGGCAGAAGATGCAGGCAAAAGAACTGGATCGACTGGGCAGCCACTCCGTAGCGGATGCCATCCGTTTTTTTTCGGGTGTGCAGGTAAAGGATTATGGGGGCATCGGCGGACTGAAAACCGTGGATGTGCGGAGTATGGGCACCAATCAGACAGGTGTCTTTTATGACGGCATACAGTTGGGTAATGCACAGAACGGGCAGATTGACCTGGGGAAGTTTTCGCTGGATAATATGGAAGAAATAGCCCTGTACAACGGACAAAAAAGTAACATCTTCCAACCGGCAAAAGATTTCGGATCTGCTGGTGCTATTTATCTCACTTCTCTCAAACCAAAGTTTGCAGATGGAGAACAGGTACACCTCAAAGGCACCGTGAAAACAGGCTCCTTCGGACTTTTCAATCCTTCCCTGCTATGGCAGCAAAAGATCAGTCCTGCTATTTCCACTACGCTCAGTACGGAATGGACCCATGCCAACGGGCAGTACAAATTCCGGTACCGCAAAAAGAATGGCTATGATACCACGGCCACCAGGAAAAACAGCGACATCAATGCTGTACGGATGGAAGGTGGTATCAACGGAACCATGAGAGGAGGAGAGTGGAGTACCAAACTATACTATTACAACTCGGAACGCGGACTGCCCGGATTCGTTGTCAATGGGGTATTCGGACATGTAGACCGTCAATGGGACAAGAATTTTTTTGTACAATCCTCTTTCCGGAAAGATGTAACACGCAGATACAGCCTGTTACTAAATGGTAAGTACGCTTACGACTATACGCATTACCTCGCACCGGATACCGCTTTATTATATATCAACAATCATTACCGGCAAAAGGAAGCCTATTTTTCCATGGCCAATCAGTATGCGCTGACAACCTGGTGGGACCTGGGCCTCTCCGGCGATTTCCAGTGGAATAAACTGGATGCGGATCTCGTGAACTTCTCTTATCCGCAAAGGTATACAACACTGGTGGCAGCTGCCGCTTCGCTGCATTTTAACCGCTTTAATGCGCAGGCCAGTTTGCTCGGTACTTTCATGAATGAAGAAGTGAAAAAAAATGTAGCATCGAAGCCCAAACGAGAATTTACACCGGCCATCTTCACTTCGTGGCAGCCCTTTCCCAAAGAGGATCTGCGCTTGCGTGCCTTTTACAAAAGGATCTTCCGCATGCCTACTTTCAACGATCTGTATTATACGGATATCGGCAATTCCAATCTTAAACCGGAATTCGCTACCCAATACAATGCCGGGGTAACGTGGAGTAAAACATATACCGGTATCTCCCTGCAGGAAGCAGGCGTTGAAACGGATGCCTACTACAATGAAGTAACACAGAAAATAGTAGCGTCGCCCGCCTCCAGCCAGTTCCGTTGGATGATGATAAACCTCGGACTGGTACAAATAAGAGGGCTGGACGTAAAAGCAAAGGCGTTGTGGCAGGTGAAAAAAGTAGTTAGTATCTCTACCCGCCTTACCTATACATATCAGAAAGCACAGGACTTTACAGATCCTACAGATAGCTTTTATGGTGATCAGATCCTTTATATTCCCTGGCACAGCGGCTCATTGATTGTGGGCGGCGGCTACAAAAAATGGGATGTTAATTACAGCCTCCTTTACACCGGCGAACGATACAACGGTAAAGCCAACATCCCGGAAAACTACGTACAGCCCTGGTATACCAGCGATATATCCGTAAGCAGGCAACTGCGCTGTAAAGCCACCGGTATCCATTTAACAGCACAGGTCAATAACCTGTTTAACCAGTACTATGATGTAGTGCTGAACTATCCGATGCCGGGGAGAAATTACAAATTCATTTTAAGCGTCAATATTTAAACTATACATCATGATGAAACAACTCCGGATGATCGGCCTGTTTGTTACAACCGCAGGTATCTTTTTGAGCAGTTGCAGGAAGGAAGATAAGATCATTCCCCCGGTGATAACACCTGTTGACAGTCCCGCAGTATACAACGTAGTCAAAGGATTTTATCTGCTGAATGAAGGCAACATGGGCAGTAATAAAGCCTCACTTGACTATTACGACTATACGAAAGGGGAGTACCATAAGAATATCTATGCAACCGCCAATCCCACTGCTGTGAAGGAACTGGGCGATGTAGGCAACGATATCCAGGTGTATGGCAATAAAGTGTATGCCGTAATCAATGTATCCAATAAAGTGGAAGTGATGGATGCCACCACCGCCAAACGTATCAAACAGATAGATATCCTCAACTGCCGGTACATAACATTTGCTAACGGTAAAGCATATATCAGTTCTTATGCAGGGCCGGTAGAAATTGATCAGGATGCGCCCATCGGTTTTGTAGCGGAAGTAGATACCGCCACCCTGGAAATTACCAGGAAAGTGACGGTAGGGTACCAGCCGGAAGAAATGGCTGTAGTTGATGGGAAGTTGTATGTAGCCAATTCCGGTGGCTACCGTTTTCCTGATTATGACCGCACCGTTTCTGTGGTAGATCTGGCGACCTTTACTGAAATAAAGAAAATTGATGTAGCGCCAAACCTGCACCGGTTAAAGGCCGACAGCTATGGTGATATATATGTTAGCTCCCGCGGAGATTATTATGATGAACCTTCCGCACTTTTTGTGATAGATACAAAAACAGACCAGGTAAAGAAAAGATTTGACATAGCCACGAGCGATCTGTGTATCTCCGGCGATACTGCTTATCTCTACGGATCATCTTTCAGTTATGATAC
The Chitinophaga sp. MM2321 DNA segment above includes these coding regions:
- a CDS encoding TonB-dependent receptor domain-containing protein, which translates into the protein MGLVQPVAAQETDSVKAQNLREVSVIAQRATREVTPGQKMQAKELDRLGSHSVADAIRFFSGVQVKDYGGIGGLKTVDVRSMGTNQTGVFYDGIQLGNAQNGQIDLGKFSLDNMEEIALYNGQKSNIFQPAKDFGSAGAIYLTSLKPKFADGEQVHLKGTVKTGSFGLFNPSLLWQQKISPAISTTLSTEWTHANGQYKFRYRKKNGYDTTATRKNSDINAVRMEGGINGTMRGGEWSTKLYYYNSERGLPGFVVNGVFGHVDRQWDKNFFVQSSFRKDVTRRYSLLLNGKYAYDYTHYLAPDTALLYINNHYRQKEAYFSMANQYALTTWWDLGLSGDFQWNKLDADLVNFSYPQRYTTLVAAAASLHFNRFNAQASLLGTFMNEEVKKNVASKPKREFTPAIFTSWQPFPKEDLRLRAFYKRIFRMPTFNDLYYTDIGNSNLKPEFATQYNAGVTWSKTYTGISLQEAGVETDAYYNEVTQKIVASPASSQFRWMMINLGLVQIRGLDVKAKALWQVKKVVSISTRLTYTYQKAQDFTDPTDSFYGDQILYIPWHSGSLIVGGGYKKWDVNYSLLYTGERYNGKANIPENYVQPWYTSDISVSRQLRCKATGIHLTAQVNNLFNQYYDVVLNYPMPGRNYKFILSVNI
- a CDS encoding DUF5074 domain-containing protein → MMKQLRMIGLFVTTAGIFLSSCRKEDKIIPPVITPVDSPAVYNVVKGFYLLNEGNMGSNKASLDYYDYTKGEYHKNIYATANPTAVKELGDVGNDIQVYGNKVYAVINVSNKVEVMDATTAKRIKQIDILNCRYITFANGKAYISSYAGPVEIDQDAPIGFVAEVDTATLEITRKVTVGYQPEEMAVVDGKLYVANSGGYRFPDYDRTVSVVDLATFTEIKKIDVAPNLHRLKADSYGDIYVSSRGDYYDEPSALFVIDTKTDQVKKRFDIATSDLCISGDTAYLYGSSFSYDTNDWAITYDRIDVKNETVLQGSYITDGTEKIIKMPYGIAVNPVTKEIFVTDAKDFVSPGTLYCFDKNGKKKWSVTTGDIPAHIAFVTAAE